A genomic segment from Desulfonatronum lacustre DSM 10312 encodes:
- a CDS encoding alginate O-acetyltransferase AlgX-related protein, which yields MADFDLQRSREQTAREQVGVTRISRATAWLLTLALLLLIGLVTVSQHVHDLRAALRGERSTWLPQSLEILRAVPEALDVFHTSDQPFFSRVLAANRLLLREMGAFEDDLEDASILGQLVRPGMQTVLTRLGVGNEQVYVGRDGWLFYRPGLDYLTGPGFLVPRQLARRAAAGNEWQPAPQPDPRKALVDLHRQLRARDIELVVMPTPVKPMVHPEMFAAGLNKAEPLNNPSYAAFVRDLEQAGILVFDPLPILMRAKAETGQPQYLATDTHWRPEAMQRVARELGDFLRQQDLPALRAATGMRTRAVEIAHTGDIATMLELPQDSPLFPPETVPLEQLLGARDDFWRPDTAADVLLLGDSFTNIFSLEPMGWGEAAGFAEHLSLALQRPVDRIARNDHGAFATREILARELARGRDRLEGKRVVIHQFAVRELAVGDWKLIDLELGEPLPSLFFQPEPNHPLEVRAVVAAASPVPRPGSVPYADHILSLHLVDLEHDGTLLADPQAVVYVWGMRDNVWTPAARLRPGDEVTIRLQAWTGVADAYDGINRSELDDFALQLEEPTWGEILE from the coding sequence ATGGCCGATTTTGATCTGCAACGCTCGCGAGAACAGACCGCCCGGGAACAGGTGGGCGTGACTCGGATATCCCGGGCCACGGCCTGGCTGCTGACCCTGGCCCTGCTCCTGCTCATCGGCCTGGTGACCGTGAGCCAGCATGTCCATGACCTGCGGGCCGCTTTACGCGGAGAACGATCCACCTGGCTGCCCCAGTCCCTGGAGATTCTCCGGGCCGTGCCCGAAGCCTTAGATGTCTTCCACACTTCCGACCAGCCTTTTTTCTCCAGGGTTCTGGCCGCCAACCGGCTGCTGCTGCGCGAGATGGGCGCGTTCGAGGACGACCTGGAGGACGCATCCATTTTGGGACAACTTGTCCGCCCCGGCATGCAGACCGTGTTGACCCGCCTGGGAGTGGGCAACGAGCAGGTCTACGTGGGGCGGGACGGGTGGCTCTTTTACCGGCCCGGCCTGGATTATCTCACTGGTCCCGGCTTTCTGGTGCCCCGGCAACTGGCCCGGCGGGCGGCAGCAGGCAACGAATGGCAGCCCGCGCCGCAACCGGACCCTCGCAAAGCCCTGGTGGACCTGCACCGGCAGCTGCGGGCCCGGGACATCGAGTTGGTGGTCATGCCCACCCCGGTAAAGCCCATGGTCCACCCGGAGATGTTCGCCGCAGGCTTGAACAAAGCCGAGCCCCTGAACAACCCTTCCTACGCCGCCTTTGTCCGGGACCTGGAGCAGGCTGGCATCCTGGTTTTCGATCCCCTTCCGATTCTGATGCGGGCCAAGGCCGAGACCGGACAACCCCAATACCTTGCCACGGACACCCACTGGCGACCCGAGGCCATGCAGCGCGTGGCCCGTGAGCTGGGAGACTTTTTGCGGCAACAAGATTTACCGGCTCTTCGCGCCGCAACCGGAATGCGAACCAGGGCCGTTGAAATCGCCCATACCGGCGATATCGCCACCATGCTGGAGCTGCCCCAGGACAGCCCCTTGTTTCCTCCGGAAACCGTCCCGTTGGAACAGCTCCTGGGCGCCCGGGACGACTTCTGGCGGCCTGATACCGCCGCCGACGTTCTGCTGCTGGGCGACAGCTTCACCAATATTTTTTCCCTGGAGCCCATGGGTTGGGGAGAGGCGGCCGGGTTTGCCGAACATCTCAGCCTGGCCCTGCAACGCCCCGTGGACCGCATCGCCCGCAATGACCACGGGGCCTTTGCCACGCGGGAGATTCTGGCCCGGGAACTGGCCCGGGGCCGGGACCGTCTGGAGGGCAAACGGGTGGTGATCCATCAGTTCGCCGTCCGGGAACTGGCCGTGGGAGACTGGAAGCTGATTGACCTGGAGTTGGGCGAGCCCCTGCCCTCGCTTTTTTTCCAGCCTGAACCCAACCACCCTCTGGAGGTCCGGGCCGTGGTCGCCGCCGCGTCCCCGGTCCCCCGTCCCGGCAGCGTGCCCTACGCCGACCACATCCTCAGCCTGCACCTGGTGGACCTGGAGCACGATGGGACCTTGCTTGCCGATCCCCAGGCCGTGGTCTATGTCTGGGGCATGCGGGACAATGTCTGGACACCGGCGGCCCGTCTGCGCCCCGGAGACGAGGTGACCATCCGGCTCCAGGCCTGGACGGGTGTGGCCGATGCCTACGACGGGATCAATCGCAGCGAATTGGATGATTTCGCCTTGCAACTGGAAGAACCGACATGGGGAGAGATTTTGGAATGA
- a CDS encoding alginate O-acetyltransferase AlgX-related protein, whose translation MAVQGLEGWLFFDQELDHVASGRFWGERAAEVSRATSPDFADPLPAILDFHAQLQAAGVELLLVPVPPKALIYPDFVSEFMADRLSKNDPLQRLDPAHQEFYELLREHGVRVLDLTNVFLRERLADQGPLYCRQDTHWSGVGCVAAAREIGGLAREMPWYAEVAAQQFDHRWQDVEISGDLWRALDSPDLERETVSLRQVGREASTGLEPIEPDQASPVILLGDSHNLVFQAGGDMHARGAGLADQLALELGLPMDLIAVRGSGATPARINLFRRAQRNPDYWQNKKLVIWVFTAREFTHADGWRVVPIQP comes from the coding sequence ATGGCCGTTCAAGGGCTGGAAGGCTGGCTGTTCTTCGATCAGGAACTGGACCACGTCGCCTCGGGGCGGTTCTGGGGCGAGCGAGCCGCTGAGGTCAGCCGGGCTACCAGCCCGGATTTCGCTGATCCTCTGCCGGCCATTCTTGATTTTCATGCCCAGCTCCAGGCTGCGGGCGTGGAGCTGCTTTTGGTCCCGGTTCCTCCCAAGGCCTTGATCTATCCCGACTTTGTTTCCGAATTCATGGCGGACCGTTTATCCAAGAACGATCCTCTTCAGCGACTGGACCCGGCGCACCAGGAATTTTACGAACTTTTGCGCGAGCACGGCGTGCGGGTGCTCGACCTGACCAATGTGTTTCTCCGGGAACGCCTTGCCGACCAGGGCCCGCTGTACTGCCGCCAGGATACCCACTGGTCCGGCGTGGGGTGCGTCGCCGCGGCCCGGGAAATCGGAGGCTTGGCCCGAGAAATGCCGTGGTACGCTGAGGTCGCGGCCCAGCAGTTTGATCATCGATGGCAAGACGTTGAAATCAGCGGAGACCTGTGGCGGGCCTTGGATTCGCCGGACTTGGAACGGGAAACCGTCAGCCTGCGTCAAGTGGGGCGGGAAGCGTCCACTGGCCTGGAGCCCATTGAACCGGACCAAGCCAGCCCGGTGATCCTGCTCGGCGACAGCCACAATCTGGTCTTTCAGGCCGGAGGAGACATGCATGCCCGGGGAGCGGGGCTGGCCGACCAGCTGGCCCTGGAACTGGGTCTGCCCATGGACCTGATCGCCGTACGCGGCTCCGGTGCCACCCCGGCCCGGATCAATCTCTTTCGCCGGGCCCAGCGCAACCCGGATTACTGGCAGAACAAAAAGCTCGTAATCTGGGTGTTCACGGCCCGGGAATTCACTCATGCCGACGGTTGGCGGGTTGTGCCGATTCAACCTTAA
- a CDS encoding HAD family hydrolase — protein MGRLLKELPKAVIFDVDGTLYDQPRLRRKMCRELAVHCIRSPMTGLGTIKTLAVFRRLRESMPTMEVVNVAHTPYAMTAQRLNSPLEHVRRIVHEWMFHRPLRHLPSCKFPGLDSFLEHLTMRGVATAVFSDYPAQAKTQSMGLTFSLLLDAEDERVDRLKPDPKGLIVCSELLNLDTAECLFVGDRDDRDGECARRAGMPYFLYSKSSLARPNMFRSYGELLESFR, from the coding sequence ATGGGACGTCTGCTCAAGGAATTGCCCAAGGCCGTGATCTTCGACGTGGACGGCACCTTGTACGATCAACCTCGACTGCGTCGAAAAATGTGCCGCGAACTGGCTGTGCATTGTATCCGCTCACCAATGACCGGCCTGGGGACCATAAAAACCCTGGCCGTTTTTCGTCGTTTGCGCGAAAGCATGCCGACAATGGAAGTCGTCAACGTGGCCCATACTCCGTATGCCATGACTGCGCAGCGCTTGAACTCTCCCCTTGAACACGTGCGCCGCATCGTTCATGAGTGGATGTTTCACCGGCCCTTGCGCCATTTGCCGTCCTGCAAGTTTCCCGGACTGGACTCTTTTCTGGAACATTTGACCATGCGCGGTGTCGCTACGGCTGTCTTTTCCGACTACCCGGCGCAGGCCAAAACTCAAAGCATGGGATTGACGTTTTCCCTGCTCTTGGACGCGGAGGATGAACGGGTCGACCGGCTTAAGCCGGATCCCAAAGGACTCATCGTCTGCTCTGAGCTGCTGAACCTTGATACCGCCGAGTGCCTGTTCGTCGGCGACCGGGACGATCGCGACGGGGAGTGCGCTCGGCGGGCCGGTATGCCGTATTTTTTATATTCCAAGTCATCCCTGGCTCGCCCGAATATGTTTCGTTCCTACGGAGAATTGC
- a CDS encoding MBOAT family O-acyltransferase: MVFSSHIFLFYFLPLALFAYYLLPRRGKHLGLTVLSYAFYGWSNPLFVLILLSSTVVDYFCGLIMAGRRPLFDQRPIQELDPKGPRTRSQKIALAVSILTNLSLLGFFKYFNFAVENYDLLLGWLGLHGLQLETALRITLPLGISFYTFQSMSYSIDVYRGQAKALRNFIDFACYVSMFPQLVAGPIIRFREVADQLLHRAHTLEKFARGVAFVSLGLAKKILLANPCGKVADTIFDAATITTVQAWYGAAAYAFQIYFDFSAYSDMAIGLGLMLGFVFPKNFDSPYLSKSITEFWRRWHISLSTWLRDYLYIPLGGNRKGPRRTAINLALVMLLGGLWHGAAWTFVIWGALHGLLLGLERIRGKASLYHRLPGGVQIAFTFVLILITWVFFRAADLPSALTYLGTMFGLVQAGPEAIAGAGLLNGLIYQPYYLGTFLLAAVVTWSCPQTWDWTRAITPAKALVIVALLLLSVAVLATQAYNPFIYFIF, from the coding sequence ATGGTCTTCAGCTCCCATATTTTCCTTTTCTATTTTCTACCGCTGGCCCTGTTCGCCTATTATCTGCTGCCCCGGCGGGGCAAGCATCTGGGGCTGACGGTACTCAGCTACGCCTTTTACGGCTGGTCCAATCCGCTGTTCGTCCTGATCCTGCTGTCGTCCACGGTGGTGGACTATTTCTGCGGATTGATCATGGCCGGGCGGCGGCCCTTGTTCGACCAGCGGCCCATTCAGGAGTTGGACCCGAAGGGGCCGCGCACCCGCAGCCAGAAAATCGCCCTGGCCGTGTCCATCCTGACCAACCTCTCCCTGCTCGGCTTTTTTAAGTATTTCAATTTCGCCGTGGAGAACTACGACCTGCTGCTGGGCTGGCTCGGCCTGCATGGGCTGCAACTGGAAACGGCCCTGCGGATCACCCTGCCGTTGGGGATCAGCTTCTATACCTTCCAGTCCATGAGCTACTCCATCGACGTCTATCGAGGCCAGGCCAAGGCCCTGCGCAACTTCATCGACTTCGCCTGCTACGTGTCCATGTTCCCGCAGCTTGTGGCCGGGCCGATCATCCGCTTCCGGGAGGTGGCGGATCAGCTCCTGCACCGCGCCCATACCCTGGAAAAGTTCGCCCGGGGCGTGGCCTTCGTCAGCCTGGGCCTGGCCAAGAAGATCCTTCTGGCCAACCCCTGCGGCAAGGTGGCGGACACCATTTTCGACGCCGCGACCATCACCACGGTCCAGGCCTGGTACGGGGCCGCGGCCTACGCCTTTCAGATCTACTTCGACTTCAGCGCCTACTCGGACATGGCCATCGGCCTGGGCCTGATGCTGGGCTTCGTCTTTCCCAAGAACTTCGATTCGCCGTACCTGTCCAAGTCCATCACGGAGTTCTGGCGGCGCTGGCACATTTCCCTGTCCACCTGGCTGCGGGACTACCTGTACATCCCCCTGGGCGGCAACCGCAAAGGCCCCCGGCGCACGGCCATCAATCTGGCCCTGGTCATGCTCCTGGGCGGGCTGTGGCACGGAGCGGCCTGGACCTTCGTGATCTGGGGCGCATTGCACGGCCTGCTCCTGGGATTGGAACGAATCCGGGGCAAGGCCAGCCTCTACCATCGCCTGCCTGGCGGGGTGCAAATCGCGTTCACTTTTGTTCTGATCTTGATCACCTGGGTCTTTTTCCGGGCTGCGGACCTGCCCTCGGCCCTGACCTACCTGGGAACCATGTTCGGCCTGGTCCAGGCAGGCCCAGAGGCCATCGCGGGCGCCGGACTGCTCAACGGACTGATCTACCAACCCTACTACCTGGGCACCTTCCTGTTGGCCGCCGTGGTCACCTGGTCCTGTCCCCAGACCTGGGACTGGACCAGGGCCATCACCCCGGCCAAGGCTTTGGTAATCGTGGCCCTGCTGCTGCTCTCCGTGGCCGTGCTGGCGACCCAGGCCTATAACCCATTCATCTACTTTATATTTTAG
- a CDS encoding LamG-like jellyroll fold domain-containing protein codes for MPTVGGLCRFNLNFAKVFLFMMVFRRWLVVFGMWFLVLTGCAQEKDSHIEEQIEAGLADEIRELTGAPARIVWLQDTSDGSDYLARGDELRLMGLDTEVLPSVRIVLDGHGNMAKPFFTVNGEWVVFSDRYQQRVFVVSWEGGQLRDLGPGFGLTTWVDPNTGIEWLYVARDRLDDRRILPAYLSLWRFPLFSADGSFPGDDSDQTEKQEQLVWDQTQISEDSFQLSRDGRYASAAFPWPETGILDLEARRWDRLGQGCWVAMSPDNDYLFWIFDGPHRNVFMFRGDNREDRWTVNVNNAIGMDGYEVYHPRWSNHSRIIAVSGPYKVGEGSYRLPGGGAGVKIYLGRFNPERTEIEAWVQATDDSNADFYPDVWVQPHADLKVAKQDVVARETKPQEASWPLHREGLLYVWENAAGLHDIIVKQTGSQYFFRPEPRLLARYTRHNAMHLDGGFFIDKSFGKHLQRFPPLDAFTLEFTATPALAQTETDEAWVFAVERAGFPVLIASSEGRWRVQALDADAILQPVVPGRPVHFALAYLPGEMRVYVDGNLAGVLSVDIDSDMWLDATLLFGGDKVGGHDWQGSLEKFALYQGELKAEEIAQQQALIVHEHAQRPIPDTVLVRARVVQTSSVPSPEDIAPYQRGLVVNEYEVTEVLEGQFNENRFLAAHWAILDETLLDTAHRMPGAERVMLLERFDQRKELEGERLSQDTDNFLLELYFDMYL; via the coding sequence ATGCCGACGGTTGGCGGGTTGTGCCGATTCAACCTTAACTTTGCAAAGGTTTTTTTGTTCATGATGGTTTTTCGAAGATGGTTGGTTGTTTTTGGTATGTGGTTCTTGGTTTTGACCGGATGCGCCCAGGAGAAGGATTCGCATATCGAGGAGCAAATTGAAGCCGGCTTAGCAGATGAAATACGTGAATTGACAGGAGCACCGGCGCGTATTGTCTGGCTTCAGGACACTTCCGATGGTTCGGATTATCTTGCGCGAGGGGACGAACTGCGCCTGATGGGATTGGACACCGAAGTCCTGCCAAGTGTGCGCATCGTGCTTGACGGCCACGGCAATATGGCCAAACCCTTTTTTACTGTTAATGGCGAGTGGGTTGTGTTTTCTGATCGTTACCAGCAAAGGGTTTTTGTCGTGAGCTGGGAAGGCGGGCAGTTGCGGGACCTTGGACCCGGGTTCGGCCTAACCACATGGGTTGACCCGAACACAGGCATCGAGTGGCTTTACGTGGCCAGGGACCGTTTGGATGATCGTCGCATCCTGCCGGCGTACCTGTCCCTCTGGCGTTTTCCCTTGTTTTCCGCTGACGGTAGTTTTCCAGGAGATGATTCTGATCAGACGGAAAAGCAGGAACAGCTTGTCTGGGACCAGACCCAGATCAGCGAGGACAGTTTTCAGCTTTCGCGAGACGGTCGCTACGCCAGCGCTGCCTTTCCTTGGCCGGAAACGGGCATTCTTGATCTTGAAGCCCGGCGCTGGGATCGATTGGGCCAGGGATGCTGGGTGGCCATGTCCCCTGACAATGACTACCTGTTCTGGATTTTTGACGGCCCGCATCGCAACGTATTCATGTTTCGGGGCGATAACAGGGAGGATCGGTGGACGGTGAACGTGAACAACGCGATCGGCATGGACGGCTATGAGGTATACCACCCCAGGTGGTCCAATCATTCACGTATTATTGCCGTCAGCGGTCCATATAAAGTTGGAGAGGGTTCCTACAGGCTCCCGGGCGGCGGCGCTGGGGTGAAAATATACCTGGGAAGGTTCAACCCTGAGCGGACTGAAATCGAAGCCTGGGTCCAGGCAACGGATGACAGCAACGCTGATTTTTATCCCGATGTCTGGGTTCAACCTCACGCAGATCTCAAGGTTGCAAAACAGGATGTGGTTGCCCGGGAAACAAAACCCCAGGAGGCATCATGGCCGCTTCATCGCGAAGGCTTGCTCTATGTCTGGGAGAATGCAGCCGGGCTGCATGATATTATCGTCAAGCAAACCGGCTCGCAGTACTTTTTCAGACCAGAACCCCGTTTGCTGGCCCGATACACCCGGCATAACGCCATGCACCTGGACGGAGGATTCTTCATCGACAAATCGTTCGGGAAGCATCTTCAACGGTTCCCCCCTTTGGATGCATTCACCCTGGAATTCACGGCCACCCCAGCCCTTGCGCAAACCGAAACGGACGAGGCTTGGGTTTTTGCGGTGGAAAGAGCGGGCTTTCCGGTTCTTATAGCATCCAGTGAAGGGCGGTGGCGAGTGCAAGCATTGGATGCCGACGCTATCCTGCAACCGGTCGTTCCTGGACGCCCTGTGCACTTTGCTCTGGCATATCTCCCAGGCGAGATGAGGGTTTATGTTGACGGGAACCTTGCTGGTGTCCTGTCGGTTGATATTGACTCGGACATGTGGCTCGACGCGACCTTGCTTTTCGGTGGAGACAAAGTCGGGGGCCATGACTGGCAGGGCAGCTTGGAAAAGTTTGCCCTGTATCAGGGGGAACTCAAGGCGGAGGAAATTGCCCAACAGCAGGCATTGATCGTCCATGAGCATGCACAGCGGCCGATTCCGGATACGGTCCTGGTCCGGGCACGAGTGGTTCAGACGTCGTCCGTCCCTTCTCCCGAGGATATTGCCCCGTATCAACGGGGCCTTGTGGTGAACGAGTACGAAGTGACCGAGGTGCTGGAAGGCCAATTCAACGAGAATCGGTTTCTGGCGGCGCACTGGGCAATCCTGGATGAAACTCTTCTGGATACGGCCCATCGCATGCCCGGGGCAGAGCGCGTCATGCTCCTTGAACGCTTTGATCAGCGTAAGGAGCTGGAAGGGGAGCGCCTGTCCCAGGACACGGATAACTTTTTGCTGGAACTGTACTTTGACATGTACCTGTGA